In the Marinomonas algicola genome, one interval contains:
- a CDS encoding cyclase family protein: MKPSKTRRLVDLSVTLDNNPYTDPPPLLPKIDYIDHQQGWPEMGNMFPGLKKEDMPGDEAWAAEKMVMSAHNGTHMDAPWHYASTTDGGKPAYGIDELPLDWCLQPGVKLDFRDFPDGHIITAAEVEAELKRINHELQPLDIILVNTRAGAIYGEPGYLEAGIGMGREATMYLLERGVRVVGTDAWSWDAPFKYTREKFAESGDASIIWEGHKAGRDIGYGQMEKLSNLESLPADGFMVSCFPYKIKNGSAGFIRAVAIFEE, from the coding sequence ATGAAACCATCCAAGACCAGACGCCTTGTCGATCTGTCCGTGACCTTAGACAACAACCCTTATACCGATCCTCCTCCACTGCTGCCTAAAATAGACTACATCGACCACCAACAAGGCTGGCCGGAAATGGGTAACATGTTTCCCGGTTTAAAAAAAGAAGACATGCCCGGTGACGAAGCGTGGGCAGCTGAAAAAATGGTAATGAGCGCCCATAATGGTACACATATGGACGCGCCATGGCACTACGCCTCTACTACAGACGGTGGCAAACCAGCGTATGGGATTGATGAATTGCCCTTAGATTGGTGTTTGCAACCGGGCGTAAAATTGGATTTCCGCGACTTCCCTGATGGTCACATCATCACCGCCGCCGAAGTTGAGGCCGAACTAAAGCGCATCAACCACGAGCTGCAACCTTTAGACATCATTCTAGTCAACACTCGCGCTGGCGCCATTTACGGAGAACCAGGGTATTTAGAAGCTGGGATTGGCATGGGACGTGAAGCCACCATGTACCTGTTAGAACGTGGGGTACGGGTGGTTGGCACCGATGCATGGAGCTGGGACGCCCCTTTCAAATACACACGCGAAAAGTTTGCCGAATCAGGTGACGCCTCCATTATTTGGGAAGGTCACAAAGCCGGCCGGGATATTGGCTACGGACAAATGGAAAAGCTGTCTAACCTAGAAAGCCTACCTGCCGATGGCTTCATGGTGTCTTGCTTCCCATATAAAATCAAAAACGGCTCCGCTGGCTTCATCCGCGCCGTCGCCATTTTTGAAGAATAA
- a CDS encoding TAXI family TRAP transporter solute-binding subunit, giving the protein MYNPKKVLRNGLCAVSMICASSFIASFSYAEKIGMETASSSSLLGMVPQAMAPYWSNSGVDVQLSLNQTLTKSLLKLGKGSLDSAVIPPPAFTALTKGVGPYAKMASKSKELSANVRGLFTIPGSYYHPITRADSGIKSWSEAKGKRVYIGPPAGAANMQVIALANAGGLAEGEYEPIKAPWGAATQSYQDGQFDVYVGTFGLGSQSVAELSLANDIRILGVPGDKMTPPEGLGMQAVQIPPNTYPGQVNESSVITWQTVMMMAVRKDISDDIAYTLTKDFIEHRLDLAESNSSFRDLPVTDYFAGVNAPLHPGAVRYYQEIGVGIPDKLMP; this is encoded by the coding sequence ATGTACAACCCTAAGAAAGTATTACGTAACGGATTGTGTGCTGTCAGTATGATATGCGCCAGCAGTTTTATCGCATCGTTTAGTTACGCTGAAAAAATTGGCATGGAAACAGCTTCTTCAAGTAGTCTGCTTGGTATGGTTCCTCAAGCCATGGCACCGTACTGGTCAAACAGTGGTGTTGACGTGCAACTCTCCTTAAATCAAACACTTACCAAGTCGCTACTCAAGCTTGGAAAGGGAAGTTTAGACTCCGCTGTTATTCCACCCCCCGCATTTACCGCATTGACTAAAGGTGTTGGTCCCTATGCGAAAATGGCCAGCAAATCTAAGGAACTATCGGCTAATGTCCGTGGTTTATTTACCATCCCCGGTAGTTACTATCACCCTATTACGAGAGCGGATTCAGGCATAAAGTCTTGGTCTGAGGCTAAAGGTAAGCGAGTGTATATAGGTCCTCCAGCCGGTGCTGCGAACATGCAAGTGATTGCATTAGCAAACGCTGGTGGTCTAGCGGAGGGAGAATATGAACCAATCAAAGCACCATGGGGCGCGGCGACACAAAGCTATCAAGATGGTCAGTTTGATGTATATGTTGGAACTTTTGGTTTAGGGTCTCAGTCTGTAGCCGAGCTGAGCTTGGCAAATGATATTCGCATTTTAGGTGTACCAGGCGATAAGATGACACCACCTGAAGGATTAGGTATGCAAGCCGTTCAAATTCCACCAAATACCTATCCTGGCCAAGTAAATGAAAGCTCGGTTATTACTTGGCAAACGGTCATGATGATGGCGGTAAGAAAAGATATTTCTGATGATATTGCCTATACCTTAACTAAGGATTTTATAGAGCATCGTTTAGATTTAGCCGAATCAAACTCCAGTTTTAGAGACCTTCCAGTCACGGATTATTTTGCTGGTGTTAATGCCCCTTTGCATCCAGGAGCCGTACGCTACTATCAAGAAATTGGTGTGGGTATTCCTGACAAACTAATGCCTTAA
- a CDS encoding LysR family transcriptional regulator, with product MESKHLIYLSVILDKGSITAAAEHFNMAQPTLTRAMATLEMQAGGPLFTRSRFGVTNTPLGEALARDGRAIIRQVNSAQEQISRHKLGIKQNLRIAFGSLLGMSTMSIIIEKLVKELPEISITATTLNPATAIEGLLDDQFDIILAPNSLARWSSNIHQELILKDRIGIFCGANHPLAHKKVIQIEDFKELDWLSLGISSTFEKQTEQMLTSYGINSTRTKVVFRNDAIILMRMLETGSYLAALPHFPTSIIKKEYAIREITMKGTVPIERDIYLMCRGSIKALPIYEAFNRIARQVFKTLSKEPLS from the coding sequence ATGGAATCGAAGCATCTTATTTATTTATCAGTCATTTTGGATAAAGGATCAATCACGGCCGCTGCAGAGCATTTCAATATGGCTCAGCCCACATTAACAAGAGCGATGGCCACCCTTGAGATGCAAGCAGGTGGCCCGCTTTTTACACGCAGTCGTTTTGGTGTAACCAATACGCCTTTAGGCGAAGCGCTTGCACGAGATGGGCGAGCCATCATTCGACAAGTTAACTCTGCTCAAGAACAAATATCCCGTCATAAATTGGGCATTAAACAAAACTTACGTATCGCTTTTGGATCTCTTCTTGGCATGAGCACCATGTCGATCATTATTGAAAAATTAGTAAAAGAGCTACCAGAAATTTCCATTACCGCCACCACTTTAAACCCTGCAACGGCGATTGAAGGTTTACTGGATGACCAATTTGATATCATTCTTGCGCCAAACTCTTTAGCTCGATGGTCCTCTAATATTCATCAAGAGCTCATATTAAAAGACAGAATTGGCATATTTTGCGGAGCGAACCATCCATTGGCGCACAAAAAAGTAATACAAATCGAGGATTTTAAAGAATTAGATTGGCTCAGCCTTGGTATTTCATCAACTTTCGAGAAGCAAACGGAACAAATGCTTACATCCTATGGCATTAATAGCACAAGAACCAAAGTCGTTTTTAGAAACGATGCCATCATTCTAATGAGGATGCTGGAAACGGGATCTTATCTTGCGGCCTTACCTCATTTCCCGACTTCCATCATAAAAAAAGAGTATGCCATTCGAGAGATTACAATGAAGGGTACGGTGCCAATTGAAAGAGACATATATTTAATGTGCAGAGGCTCGATCAAAGCGCTTCCAATCTACGAAGCATTTAATCGAATAGCTCGACAAGTATTTAAGACATTATCTAAAGAGCCGCTCTCTTAA
- a CDS encoding LysR family transcriptional regulator, whose amino-acid sequence MNSKQLTFFLKTAELNSIAAAARALNVAQPSISLQLDNLEHELGTSLFDRSFRGVVLTQSGQIFRTHAESIMRQIEQAKSDVHQFENEPSGVLSIGMTQPIGNILSVPLLALVEEKYPNIKLDFHTGLSYNLSSQLQSGEIDMAIASPDGSDLSHLHQTKLFREKLFIAIGNEPKVASHKRLIGKNNITFSELADHEIIVTGARDSLGYLLSYYEEKTGIRLPHKPAFGQLMTTLRYVVDGHGVLLSPTSAFFHLQQTGQIQAIEIVEPTLWREVCITTSIDRPQTAMLKAVIPLIRQVTTMECNSGRWQGEALFQG is encoded by the coding sequence ATGAACAGTAAGCAGCTCACCTTTTTTCTTAAAACAGCCGAGCTCAACAGCATTGCTGCTGCCGCAAGAGCTTTAAATGTCGCTCAACCAAGCATCAGTTTGCAGTTAGATAATTTAGAGCATGAACTGGGGACGAGTTTATTTGATCGCAGTTTTCGTGGTGTCGTATTGACACAAAGTGGTCAAATTTTTCGCACCCACGCTGAGTCAATAATGCGCCAAATCGAACAAGCTAAATCGGACGTACATCAATTCGAGAACGAACCATCGGGTGTGCTGTCGATTGGTATGACACAGCCCATTGGGAACATTCTTTCTGTTCCCTTGCTTGCGCTTGTTGAGGAAAAGTACCCCAATATTAAGTTGGACTTTCATACCGGGCTTTCTTATAACTTATCAAGTCAGTTGCAATCAGGTGAAATTGATATGGCGATTGCTTCTCCTGATGGCTCTGATTTAAGCCACTTACACCAAACGAAGTTATTTAGAGAGAAATTATTTATTGCCATTGGCAATGAGCCTAAAGTGGCGTCTCACAAGCGGCTAATAGGCAAAAACAATATTACCTTCTCTGAATTAGCTGATCATGAGATTATTGTTACAGGAGCGCGTGATTCGCTTGGCTATTTGTTAAGTTATTACGAAGAGAAAACGGGGATTAGGCTACCGCACAAACCAGCTTTTGGGCAATTAATGACCACTTTACGTTATGTTGTGGATGGTCATGGCGTTTTACTATCGCCAACATCGGCCTTTTTTCATTTACAACAAACCGGTCAAATACAGGCGATAGAAATCGTTGAGCCAACTCTGTGGCGTGAAGTGTGTATTACTACCTCTATAGATCGCCCCCAAACGGCTATGCTAAAAGCGGTTATCCCTCTCATTCGTCAGGTGACTACAATGGAATGTAATTCTGGTCGTTGGCAAGGGGAGGCGTTGTTTCAGGGTTGA
- the mdoH gene encoding glucans biosynthesis glucosyltransferase MdoH, which translates to MIKLAKGNLAKRALPVESPLAMPRHEVNEAAQASKMAFSLIDLVTLMARLFVLVMTAGLSWYGAREMHSVLSANGIAGLQWLFLALFCVNFSWISFAFSQATLGLLYQISPFSSRRKEKEAEGVTAILLPVYNEDPVRIRATIHAMHHDLLKQAPGQFAFFILSDTNKADAWVAEEQAFFPLLNNDSAACPIFYRRRYNNAERKAGNIAEWVMRFGDDYECMIVLDADSLMGAECLVSLTRRMSAEPSLGLIQTLPTIIRANTLYSRLQQFANHCFGPIYASGLAAWHGNSSNFWGHNAIIRTKAFAEASGLPVLAGKAPFGGHVMSHDFMEAALLRRAGWGVRFDTDLTASYEEAPPSLVDVIVRDRRWCQGNLQHNAFVFAKGFHFATRLHLFSGIMSYLSAVFWLLLILVGFALAIQAYFVRPEYFANPSLFPTWPVFDFEKARSLFILSMALVLAPKVYGWFAALLNFRRCLQFGGPILLTLSTMVEAVLSALYAPILMLSQFQVVYSVFKGKDSGWKPQSRDDGATSWKVASRAHYSHTIFGMALASSALFLSEELFYWSLPISFGLVFSIPLSWLSGGRKRGNLIRFFGILRAPEEKQPHPIVALQLHSMTLVDGSFNNELASLKRLVSDASLFHWHLAQMPVDKENKEFCRDWICAEWQILNNDNISGLLDHLSDAECLAILQHQSLMRAMQKYLPE; encoded by the coding sequence ATGATTAAATTGGCTAAGGGTAATCTTGCTAAACGGGCTTTACCAGTAGAGTCGCCTTTGGCGATGCCAAGACATGAGGTAAATGAGGCCGCCCAAGCAAGCAAAATGGCCTTCAGCCTCATTGATCTTGTCACCTTAATGGCGCGTTTATTTGTGTTAGTGATGACAGCGGGGCTGTCTTGGTACGGTGCTAGAGAAATGCACAGTGTGTTGAGCGCTAACGGAATTGCAGGATTACAGTGGTTATTCTTAGCGTTGTTTTGCGTTAACTTCTCTTGGATCTCTTTCGCTTTCTCACAAGCTACGCTAGGATTGTTGTATCAAATCTCTCCCTTCTCAAGCCGTCGAAAAGAAAAAGAAGCCGAGGGCGTTACGGCCATTTTACTGCCTGTGTATAACGAAGATCCTGTGCGCATTCGCGCCACTATACATGCGATGCATCATGACTTACTGAAACAGGCTCCAGGCCAATTTGCCTTCTTTATTTTGAGTGACACGAATAAAGCCGATGCTTGGGTTGCAGAGGAACAAGCGTTTTTCCCGCTGTTAAATAATGACTCAGCGGCTTGCCCCATTTTTTATCGTAGACGCTATAATAATGCCGAACGTAAAGCGGGCAACATTGCAGAATGGGTTATGCGCTTTGGGGATGATTACGAGTGCATGATTGTATTGGATGCGGACAGCCTAATGGGCGCAGAGTGCTTGGTTTCTTTGACCCGTCGAATGAGTGCCGAGCCGAGTTTGGGTCTCATTCAAACGTTGCCGACTATTATTCGTGCAAATACTTTATACAGTCGTCTTCAGCAATTTGCTAATCACTGTTTTGGGCCAATTTATGCGTCTGGCCTAGCCGCTTGGCATGGTAATTCATCTAATTTTTGGGGACATAATGCCATTATTAGAACCAAGGCCTTTGCTGAAGCGTCAGGTCTCCCTGTACTGGCGGGAAAAGCACCGTTTGGTGGGCATGTGATGAGCCATGACTTTATGGAAGCCGCATTGTTACGCCGAGCGGGTTGGGGAGTGCGGTTTGATACTGACTTAACCGCTTCTTACGAAGAAGCACCTCCTTCTCTCGTGGATGTCATTGTTCGCGATCGTCGTTGGTGTCAGGGTAACTTGCAGCATAACGCTTTTGTGTTCGCTAAAGGGTTCCATTTCGCCACTCGTTTACACTTGTTTTCTGGCATTATGTCGTATTTAAGTGCTGTCTTTTGGTTGTTATTAATTCTGGTGGGGTTCGCACTGGCCATACAGGCTTATTTTGTTCGTCCAGAGTATTTTGCCAATCCCTCGCTGTTTCCCACTTGGCCAGTATTTGACTTCGAAAAAGCGCGCTCTTTGTTTATTCTTTCTATGGCATTAGTATTAGCGCCAAAAGTGTACGGCTGGTTCGCTGCCCTGTTGAATTTCCGACGTTGTTTGCAATTTGGCGGTCCCATTCTGCTTACACTCAGTACCATGGTGGAAGCCGTTTTATCGGCGTTATATGCTCCCATTTTGATGTTGTCTCAGTTTCAAGTGGTTTACAGTGTATTCAAAGGTAAGGACAGCGGTTGGAAACCTCAGTCGAGAGACGACGGTGCAACGTCATGGAAAGTGGCAAGTCGCGCACACTATAGTCACACCATATTTGGTATGGCTTTAGCAAGCAGTGCGCTCTTCTTAAGCGAAGAATTATTTTATTGGTCTTTACCGATTAGCTTTGGCTTAGTGTTTTCAATACCGCTTTCTTGGCTCAGTGGGGGCAGAAAGCGAGGTAATCTCATTCGTTTTTTTGGGATTCTTCGTGCACCAGAAGAAAAGCAACCACACCCGATTGTCGCGCTTCAGCTGCATTCGATGACGTTAGTTGACGGTTCTTTCAATAACGAATTGGCGTCATTAAAGCGTCTAGTGTCTGATGCCTCATTATTTCATTGGCATCTTGCACAAATGCCAGTAGATAAGGAGAATAAAGAATTTTGCCGTGACTGGATTTGCGCTGAATGGCAAATTCTTAACAACGATAACATAAGTGGTTTATTGGATCATTTAAGTGACGCTGAGTGTTTAGCCATTCTACAGCACCAATCCCTAATGCGTGCCATGCAGAAATATCTACCTGAATAA
- a CDS encoding glucan biosynthesis protein G codes for MLIITFGRAFAQQDQAAQDYVFSHQTVVDLAKDLSLSPMKPAEKAPQALIDMDYSTYRKINYQQNQAVWGNTPTKFSVQLFAPGFLFKDLVSIDVVENARAFPLTVSSESFNTPTDDIAALIAKVGQYAGLRLHYPINHADRSDEFVVFQGASYFRAVSKGQSYGLSARGLAVNVAQPKGEEFPMFKKFWIERPSSSQDAIVVHALLDSKSITGAYRFGIYPGKPTHIDVKSTLFPRVDLKHVGIAPLTSMFMHNSSLDSSDLPDYRPAVHDSEGLQILTSQDEMIWRPLSNPKSLQVSAFSGTSPKGFGLIQRHRHFEDYQDLEARYDTRPSAWIKPINDWGEGHIELVEIPSAAETNDNIVAFWQPKDGFKKSQSYTYQYWMTWSNDTPVSLAVPRTIRSAKGVKIFSDLPEMVIDYNKMPNVKLEELSVDSFISKGKILETLVMKNPNNNGVRVFVTFDPADNDLAELRVQLKQGEVAMAPTWLYRWIRE; via the coding sequence TTGCTAATAATTACGTTTGGTCGTGCTTTTGCACAACAAGATCAAGCCGCACAAGATTATGTTTTTTCTCATCAGACGGTTGTTGATCTAGCCAAAGACCTGTCTCTTTCTCCTATGAAGCCTGCTGAAAAGGCACCCCAAGCTTTGATTGATATGGATTACTCCACTTATCGAAAAATTAATTATCAACAAAATCAAGCTGTCTGGGGCAATACGCCGACCAAGTTTTCAGTACAGTTATTTGCTCCCGGCTTTTTATTTAAAGATTTGGTGTCAATTGATGTCGTTGAAAATGCGCGAGCCTTTCCACTTACTGTGTCATCAGAATCTTTTAATACACCTACGGATGACATTGCGGCGTTGATTGCCAAAGTCGGTCAATACGCTGGGTTACGTCTACATTACCCTATAAATCATGCAGATCGTTCGGATGAATTTGTTGTTTTTCAGGGCGCAAGCTATTTCAGAGCGGTCTCGAAAGGTCAATCTTATGGGCTGTCAGCGCGAGGGCTTGCGGTTAATGTTGCTCAGCCGAAAGGTGAAGAGTTCCCGATGTTTAAAAAGTTTTGGATTGAGCGACCTTCTTCAAGCCAAGATGCGATTGTCGTTCATGCGTTACTTGACAGTAAAAGCATTACAGGTGCTTATCGTTTTGGCATTTATCCTGGCAAACCCACACACATTGATGTTAAGTCCACGCTTTTCCCCAGAGTGGACCTGAAGCATGTGGGTATCGCGCCATTGACGTCAATGTTTATGCACAACAGTTCGCTTGATTCATCTGACCTTCCAGATTATCGACCCGCCGTTCATGATTCAGAAGGGCTGCAAATATTGACCTCTCAGGATGAGATGATTTGGCGACCTTTGAGTAATCCAAAAAGCTTGCAGGTAAGTGCGTTTAGCGGTACTTCACCAAAAGGCTTTGGTTTAATCCAACGACATAGACATTTTGAAGATTACCAGGACTTAGAGGCGCGCTACGATACCCGTCCGTCAGCTTGGATTAAACCCATTAATGATTGGGGTGAGGGCCACATTGAATTAGTTGAGATTCCCTCAGCGGCCGAAACGAACGATAACATAGTCGCTTTTTGGCAACCCAAAGATGGGTTTAAAAAAAGCCAGTCTTACACCTATCAATATTGGATGACTTGGTCAAACGATACGCCAGTCTCCTTAGCTGTTCCAAGAACCATACGCAGTGCCAAAGGCGTAAAAATATTTAGTGATCTTCCTGAAATGGTGATTGATTACAACAAAATGCCTAATGTGAAGTTAGAGGAATTAAGCGTAGATAGCTTTATCAGTAAAGGAAAAATACTGGAGACTTTGGTTATGAAGAATCCAAATAATAATGGGGTTCGAGTGTTTGTTACGTTTGATCCTGCGGACAATGATTTAGCCGAATTAAGAGTTCAACTCAAACAAGGTGAAGTGGCCATGGCACCAACATGGTTATATCGTTGGATAAGGGAATGA
- a CDS encoding NAD-dependent succinate-semialdehyde dehydrogenase produces MLKDMNLLKSRCLVNGEWIEAKTKATHPVTNPATGETIIEIPHLSADEIPAVIEASKVAQKKWAALPAKERSGILRRWFELMLENADDLALLMTTEQGKPLAEAKGEIAYAASFIEWFAEEAKRIYGDTIPAPRADQRLTVIRQPIGVTAAITPWNFPAAMITRKAAPALAAGCSMIVRPADLTPLTALAIAELAQRAGIPAGVFQVVTGSASKIGKVLTDSHTVSKLSFTGSTEVGRLLMAQCADTIKKVSLELGGNAPFIVFDDADLDKAVEGAMASKYRNAGQTCVCANRILVQRGVYDQFAAKLMEKVKALKVGNGAEAGTDIGPMIEEKAIVKVEEHINDAVSKGATLIHGGDRLGGLFISPAILTGVTPEMNVAQEETFGPLAPLFAFDTEEEAITMANDTIFGLAAYFFTRDHARTIRVSEALEYGMVGHNTGLISNEVAPFGGVKQSGLGREGSKYGIEDYLEMKYICSAI; encoded by the coding sequence ATGTTAAAGGATATGAACCTTCTTAAATCTCGTTGTTTAGTCAATGGCGAGTGGATCGAAGCAAAAACAAAAGCCACACATCCAGTCACTAACCCTGCGACAGGTGAAACCATTATAGAGATTCCTCACCTTTCTGCAGACGAAATCCCGGCGGTAATCGAAGCATCTAAGGTGGCTCAAAAAAAATGGGCGGCTTTACCGGCCAAAGAACGTTCTGGCATTTTACGCCGTTGGTTTGAATTAATGCTGGAGAATGCCGATGATTTGGCGTTACTGATGACAACAGAACAAGGTAAGCCATTAGCCGAAGCCAAAGGTGAAATTGCTTACGCGGCGTCTTTTATTGAATGGTTTGCGGAAGAAGCAAAACGCATTTATGGCGACACTATCCCGGCTCCGAGAGCAGACCAGCGCCTAACCGTTATTCGCCAACCTATTGGTGTCACCGCGGCCATCACGCCATGGAACTTCCCAGCCGCTATGATTACGCGAAAAGCGGCACCCGCTTTAGCGGCGGGCTGCTCAATGATTGTTCGTCCAGCGGATTTAACGCCACTTACCGCTTTAGCCATTGCTGAACTGGCGCAACGTGCTGGCATCCCTGCAGGCGTCTTCCAAGTGGTCACAGGTTCGGCCAGCAAAATTGGTAAAGTACTGACCGATAGCCACACAGTAAGCAAACTTTCGTTTACAGGCTCTACCGAAGTGGGTCGTTTACTGATGGCTCAATGTGCCGACACGATCAAAAAAGTCTCTCTTGAATTGGGCGGTAATGCCCCTTTTATCGTATTTGATGATGCGGACCTTGATAAAGCGGTTGAAGGTGCCATGGCGTCTAAATATCGTAACGCAGGCCAAACCTGTGTGTGCGCCAACCGTATTTTGGTACAACGTGGCGTGTACGATCAATTTGCCGCAAAATTAATGGAAAAAGTCAAAGCATTAAAAGTCGGTAATGGTGCTGAAGCCGGCACAGACATAGGCCCTATGATAGAAGAAAAAGCCATTGTCAAAGTAGAAGAACACATCAATGATGCGGTGAGCAAAGGAGCGACTTTGATTCACGGTGGCGATCGTTTAGGTGGGCTATTTATCTCTCCAGCAATATTAACAGGCGTTACGCCTGAGATGAATGTGGCGCAGGAAGAAACCTTTGGGCCTCTTGCGCCATTATTTGCCTTTGACACAGAAGAAGAAGCCATCACCATGGCCAATGACACCATCTTTGGTCTTGCGGCTTATTTCTTTACCCGTGATCATGCCCGTACAATCCGCGTCTCTGAAGCATTAGAGTACGGCATGGTTGGTCATAATACAGGCCTAATTTCCAATGAAGTCGCTCCTTTTGGTGGTGTCAAGCAATCTGGTCTTGGTCGTGAAGGCTCTAAGTACGGTATTGAAGATTATTTAGAAATGAAATACATTTGCAGCGCGATTTAA
- a CDS encoding glutathione S-transferase, whose amino-acid sequence MIKVHHLENSRSQRILWLLEELKLEYDLVEYKRDPETAAAPESLKKIHPLGKSPVITDGELTIAESGAIIEYLLDKYDTEKRLRPSEGQALLDYRYWLHFAEGSLMPLLVMKLVMMKIPESPMPFFIKPIAKTLSNKVQEKFIMPRLKPQLAFIEKVLGEHKWIVGDELSAADIQMSFPLQASSGRIDVTQFPNLCRFIKQVETAPAYQKAIARGGAFTTL is encoded by the coding sequence ATGATTAAAGTACATCATTTGGAAAACTCACGTTCGCAGCGTATTCTTTGGTTGCTGGAAGAACTGAAGTTAGAGTATGACCTAGTTGAATATAAACGAGACCCTGAGACGGCGGCCGCCCCTGAATCTTTGAAAAAAATCCATCCATTAGGCAAGTCACCCGTGATCACTGATGGTGAACTAACGATTGCCGAATCGGGTGCGATTATCGAATATTTATTGGATAAATACGATACAGAAAAGCGTTTGCGACCTTCTGAAGGTCAGGCATTACTGGATTATCGCTATTGGTTACATTTTGCTGAAGGTTCTTTGATGCCTTTATTAGTCATGAAATTGGTGATGATGAAAATTCCTGAAAGTCCGATGCCTTTTTTTATAAAACCGATTGCGAAAACGTTAAGCAATAAGGTCCAAGAAAAGTTTATTATGCCGCGTCTTAAGCCACAGTTAGCCTTTATTGAAAAAGTATTGGGTGAGCATAAGTGGATTGTGGGCGATGAATTAAGTGCCGCCGACATACAAATGAGCTTTCCATTGCAAGCGTCTAGTGGCCGTATTGATGTGACTCAGTTCCCGAACCTATGTCGTTTTATTAAACAGGTAGAAACGGCCCCAGCGTATCAAAAAGCCATAGCAAGAGGCGGTGCTTTTACAACACTTTAA
- a CDS encoding MarR family winged helix-turn-helix transcriptional regulator, protein MTKKRITTKNNQLDLDRYVPALVTFLANKLSSGASACYRKNFDVGVVEWRLLALLKVEQNITANRMCQVIGLDKAAVSRALKLLSQRGSVNFIKDEKDGRSSLICLTKEGEILHDKILHIALEREALLLGGFQAEEVEVLLRLLHKLNANIGQVNAFDPNGPVSTQD, encoded by the coding sequence ATGACGAAAAAACGGATAACAACTAAAAATAATCAGTTAGATTTAGATCGATATGTACCTGCACTTGTTACCTTTTTGGCAAACAAGCTGTCCAGCGGGGCATCGGCTTGCTATCGAAAAAACTTTGATGTTGGTGTGGTGGAATGGCGGTTATTGGCGCTGTTAAAAGTCGAGCAAAATATCACGGCTAATCGTATGTGTCAGGTAATTGGGCTAGATAAAGCAGCTGTGAGTCGAGCTCTGAAGCTATTGAGCCAGCGAGGCTCAGTTAACTTTATAAAAGATGAAAAAGATGGGCGCTCTTCGTTAATTTGCTTAACCAAAGAGGGTGAAATATTACACGATAAAATTTTACATATTGCTTTAGAGCGAGAAGCGTTATTACTCGGTGGGTTTCAAGCAGAAGAAGTGGAGGTTTTGCTACGATTATTACATAAATTAAATGCGAACATTGGGCAAGTTAATGCATTTGATCCAAATGGACCAGTGTCAACACAAGACTGA